The Malus sylvestris chromosome 3, drMalSylv7.2, whole genome shotgun sequence genomic sequence AAGATTCTCGTTTTTCTCTATACATAAATATTCACACAATtatcactttttcaaaatttaaatattttaaagtcaaaatatttataaaaatgaatatgatttttagtttaattttatataaatatcCTTTAATAATATGTGACTTGAATTTCAAGGcataagaaggaaaaaaatttgtttCCGACATGACTTAAAATTGTCTaggttaaatttttaaattttaactaaGACTATTGCATATGGTCTATCATAAAGTAGCTAAATGAAAACAAAGTTTCACGTTCAATTTTGAATTAAAGACGTTAAAAATAATGAATCAACGTCAACTATAACCCCCTTGCCTTCCAAGCTACCGATGCGAATTCGAATCTCAAAACTAACGAGCTTGCAACCATTATATCAAATATCCATCTATGTCCCCTAATATTCTATTTACACTCTTCGTTCATCCACGAAAACTCGATAATTGCTTGGCACGCTGTCTGTCATTATCGTGCTTAGCAAATAACAAATAACACATCTTGTGCGAATTGAGAGACTTGTATCTTGAAGTTGTAGTCGACCATAATAACTTACATTACATGCATGAAAATACCATGACTTTAGGATCGCAACTACGTGCCTCTCTGCAACCGCGCACCAGCACCCATCAATTCCCTCTCCCCTAATTCCCATAAATTGCCCACATCCCTCGAACCCACAACCTCGACTTACTCCCCTACCCCAAGACTTCATCAGCGAATACCCAAAAAAActcataaatttttttaaaacggTAATACTaaagagactaaatttttaaattaaatttgcaaatacATAACTAAGAATCAAATGATGTGATGCTACCATTTCATTTCCAACGAGTCCGAGCCATACATCCAACGCACACAGAGAATCCATCCATCCACATTATTATCAAAACTCACATAAGTCCCAAACCACATCAAATATCTACAACAGCCATCACTTAGCCACCATAAAAAATCGCTCACTCCTCAACCGCGCTATTATTTTCGGCTTGAAACTGGTTTTTCCCTTGTTTATTAACAGATAACGTCTGGAACTGGTTTTTCCCTTGTTTATTAACATATAACGTGACAATTAAGCCTCGGCGATCTCAGCGGATTCTGCAGCAGCTAGGATCAGCTCCGGCTGGATGCCTCCGACGTATGATTCATCCAATGCGTTGGGGAGTCCCAGTGCCTTCAATGCCAAGTGAGCtgccttttgccctgagatcaTCATGGCTCCGAATGTAGGTCCCTGCATCCCCAATAATGTTACAAATTATATTATTAGGACTACGTTGATATCGACGGATACCAAACCCACAATGTTTATATCAAGTGGGAATCTTATTAGGACCACATAAAGATCTAGTAATGGTactattccaaacattaaaacAACAGGAAAAGAATGGAACAGCTTTTGGACCCACGTTCTTTCGTAATCACTATGCATGGATTGAGGCTTAAGTAATTCTACGGTCCTAAGGTGTTTTTGTTTCGTAATTAAACGCCGAGGGGAGAGGCCACTGTCTATCTACGCTGTGCATTTACATGTCAAAATTCGAAGCTTAAAACTAGGACGTTATGCTTGATAAATCAAATATTCTAATCCTTAATGTTTTATCTAAATCATCTAAGCTCACCACCGCGATCACCATTTTGACTAAATGTGATCGCGATGGCTTGAAGCGGTTGGATAAAATCAGCCAAGCACAGTAATGGCTATACCAAAAAGTAAAACAGTAAATAAATCAAGAACAAATGGAATGAGTCAGAAATGTACCATTCTTGGGGATCCATCAATCTCGGCAACTTCCATGCCGGTGACGATCATTCCTGGCACAATTTCCCTTGTGAGCTTCACGATAGCATCCTCAGCTGCGTTCATGTCCAAGGCCTTCATCCCGGGCACGCTCTCAATCATCCCAACGCTCCTCAGCCTCTTTACGCCGGTGGCTCCCATGGGTCCGTCGTGACCACATGAGCTCACCACAACCTTGGCCTCCATGACGTTGGGGTCCATGCACGACTGTGTGTCGTGGTTCATTGAGACCAAGGCCCAGTTGGTGACCACCCCACCAACTCTGCCACCCTTAATGATCAAGTCCTCGGCGGCCACAGCGTTGAAGAGCTTCACGTTGGGCCGGGCAAGGAGCTTGCTCATGATGGTGGAGGTGAATAGGGCAGCGTGCTTGATGACAACGTAGTTGTCTTGCTCATCGTAATCAATGCCGAGCTCGTTAAGGAAGAGATGGGCGGGTTTGCGCACAACCTATATATGTCAACATATAAATTAAATCTTAAGTACTACAAAATATAAGacaaaatattttcaaaattttcaagttagaaCATTGAAATAT encodes the following:
- the LOC126615015 gene encoding thiamine thiazole synthase, chloroplastic-like produces the protein MATMASTLTSSSLTAKLQKSSLLDSSFHGAPMVRLQPAKAAPANNGGFSVSMSANGLTPSYDLSAFKFDPIKESIVSREMTRRYMTDMITYADTDVVVVGAGSAGLSCAYELSKNPDVQVAIIEQSVSPGGGAWLGGQLFSAMVVRKPAHLFLNELGIDYDEQDNYVVIKHAALFTSTIMSKLLARPNVKLFNAVAAEDLIIKGGRVGGVVTNWALVSMNHDTQSCMDPNVMEAKVVVSSCGHDGPMGATGVKRLRSVGMIESVPGMKALDMNAAEDAIVKLTREIVPGMIVTGMEVAEIDGSPRMGPTFGAMMISGQKAAHLALKALGLPNALDESYVGGIQPELILAAAESAEIAEA